One Chloroflexota bacterium DNA segment encodes these proteins:
- the rpsJ gene encoding 30S ribosomal protein S10 codes for MGAARARPPRRRPRPRRRGGPRRQRFRIRLNAYDHRILDQSVRRILDSVRRSGATVTAVPLPTKKNKWTVIRSPFIDKDSREQFEMRTHRRVIFVSDPNQETMDALLSLDLPAGVDIEMKS; via the coding sequence ATGGGGGCGGCGCGGGCGCGGCCCCCCCGCCGCCGGCCGCGCCCCCGGCGCCGCGGCGGGCCGCGGCGCCAGCGCTTCCGGATCAGGCTCAACGCCTACGATCACCGCATCCTGGACCAGTCGGTCCGCCGGATCCTGGACAGCGTTCGGCGCAGCGGCGCGACCGTGACCGCGGTCCCGCTGCCCACCAAGAAGAACAAGTGGACGGTGATTCGCTCGCCGTTCATCGACAAGGACTCGCGCGAGCAATTCGAGATGCGCACCCACCGCCGGGTCATATTCGTTTCCGACCCCAATCAAGAAACGATGGACGCCCTCCTGAGCCTGGATCTGCCGGCCGGGGTGGACATCGAAATGAAATCCTGA
- the tuf gene encoding elongation factor Tu, producing MAREKFERTKPHVNIGTIGHIDHGKTTLTAAITKTLALAGGADFRPFESIDNAPEEKARGITIAIQHVEYQTEARHYAHVDCPGHADYIKNMITGAAQMDGAILVVSAPDGPMPQTREHVLLARQVEVPSMVVFLNKCDLVDDEELIELVELEVRDLLNERDFDGDNVPIVRGSALQALESDADDMDDESYAGIRELMAAVDEYIPAPPRPTEQDFLMPVEDVFGIKGRGTVVTGRIERGVIKTGEPIDIVGLGHGRDGVVVTGVEMFRKTLDEGQAGDNVGCLLRGIDRDEVERGQVLAKPKSITPHSEFKAEVYVLSRQEGGRHTPFFHGYRPQFYIRTTDVTGEIKLPEGTEMVVPGDNVEMEVNLITPIALERGVRFAIREGGVTVGAGSVTEILR from the coding sequence ATGGCTAGAGAAAAGTTCGAACGCACCAAGCCGCACGTAAACATCGGCACCATAGGTCACATCGACCATGGCAAGACAACGTTGACGGCGGCCATAACCAAGACGCTGGCGCTGGCAGGCGGCGCCGATTTCCGGCCGTTTGAATCGATCGACAACGCCCCCGAGGAAAAGGCCCGCGGGATCACGATCGCCATTCAGCACGTCGAGTACCAGACTGAAGCCCGCCACTACGCCCACGTCGACTGCCCCGGCCACGCCGACTACATCAAGAACATGATCACCGGCGCGGCTCAGATGGACGGCGCCATCCTGGTCGTATCGGCGCCTGACGGACCCATGCCCCAGACGCGCGAGCACGTGCTACTGGCGCGCCAGGTGGAAGTTCCGTCAATGGTCGTATTCCTCAACAAATGCGACCTGGTCGACGACGAGGAACTGATCGAGCTGGTGGAGCTCGAAGTACGCGACCTGCTCAATGAGCGCGACTTCGACGGCGACAACGTTCCGATCGTGCGCGGCAGCGCCCTGCAGGCGCTTGAATCCGACGCCGACGACATGGACGACGAATCCTACGCCGGGATCCGCGAGCTTATGGCCGCGGTTGACGAGTACATTCCGGCTCCGCCGCGACCGACCGAACAGGATTTCCTGATGCCGGTCGAGGACGTGTTCGGAATCAAGGGACGTGGCACGGTGGTCACCGGCCGGATCGAACGCGGCGTTATCAAGACCGGCGAGCCGATCGACATCGTCGGTCTGGGGCACGGCCGTGACGGCGTGGTTGTCACCGGCGTGGAAATGTTCCGCAAAACCCTCGATGAAGGCCAGGCGGGCGACAACGTCGGCTGCCTGCTGCGGGGGATTGACCGGGATGAGGTAGAGCGCGGGCAGGTTCTCGCAAAACCGAAATCAATAACGCCGCACTCGGAATTCAAGGCCGAGGTCTACGTCCTTTCGCGCCAGGAGGGCGGGCGCCACACCCCGTTCTTCCACGGTTACCGGCCGCAGTTCTACATCCGGACCACCGACGTGACCGGCGAAATCAAGTTGCCCGAGGGCACCGAGATGGTAGTGCCGGGCGACAACGTAGAGATGGAAGTCAACCTGATCACCCCAATCGCCCTGGAACGCGGAGTCCGCTTCGCGATTCGCGAGGGTGGGGTGACCGTCGGTGCCGGTTCGGTCACCGAGATCCTGCGCTAA